The sequence AACATGGAACTTCCAGCTCAGCAGCCTCATTCTCGAGTAGCCGGTCCAGATCATTAGTTATTGCTTCATCTTTCCAATTACATGTGATGTATGGTTTCGATGtcatcataaatttgcacgatTTCCTTACCGAACTAccatccgaagaatttcccgatgaaCAAACCGGATTGTACAAACTACTTTTAATCGGATCATCATTGATAACAATAACCTCTGTTTTAGATGCCGGATCCTCTTCTGATTGCTGCAGATTGTTGACTATGTCTTCGCTGTCGCTGCTTTTGACAGATTGGCCCTTGTTTTCTGATTTAATATTTTTCAGTGGTTGCGAGGAGATGACGCCATAACTGATTGGTGTGCTGCAACTGTTGGGTCTTGATTCCACCGGGGGGATTGTTTCAACTATCGGTGGCTCATTTGAAGGAACAGATTCGTCGTCAGACTTGGAGTAGTTGAGAAAAATTTCCTCTTCAATCtcgttattttcaattttgatgtCGGATTCCAGCTCGCCGCTGAAATCTTGACAAATCACATCGAAACTGTCGTAGTCGTTGGAAATGACTTcctttttaattattttgacaGCATTGGTTGCATCTGATAATTGTTCTCGTGGAGCCGGCTCCGGTACGACACTTGAAATTACGCGGTTGTTGTATTCGTACACTTTGTCAACAGTAACATTTCTAATTGGAATGCCTATTTCGCGTTGCTCTTTCTGATGTTTCATTTGCTGAAGCCGTTTGTTGACTAGTTCCAGCTGATGCTTGAGCATTTCATTCTCATCTTTTAATTTGATAATCATTTTATCCTTGGCCAGGATTTGATCACTTTGCTCCTGTATCAGATCTAGATGgagcaacaaaattgattgcAATTGTTTCACCTCCTTGAACAGACTCATCTGTTCCGACGAATCTTTGCTACCAACATCGGCGGAAGCCGTGTTGCAATAGACATGATCCAGGTTTTCCATCATCATGATTATTCGTTTATTCCACAGCACA comes from Armigeres subalbatus isolate Guangzhou_Male chromosome 2, GZ_Asu_2, whole genome shotgun sequence and encodes:
- the LOC134216199 gene encoding male-specific lethal 1 homolog, which codes for MMMENLDHVYCNTASADVGSKDSSEQMSLFKEVKQLQSILLLHLDLIQEQSDQILAKDKMIIKLKDENEMLKHQLELVNKRLQQMKHQKEQREIGIPIRNVTVDKVYEYNNRVISSVVPEPAPREQLSDATNAVKIIKKEVISNDYDSFDVICQDFSGELESDIKIENNEIEEEIFLNYSKSDDESVPSNEPPIVETIPPVESRPNSCSTPISYGVISSQPLKNIKSENKGQSVKSSDSEDIVNNLQQSEEDPASKTEVIVINDDPIKSSLYNPVCSSGNSSDGSSVRKSCKFMMTSKPYITCNWKDEAITNDLDRLLENEAAELEVPCWTVIEDNYECLSSPSELTSENISEEVYLKRHAKFEIDERRRKKWDVQRIREQKNIERLKKRHLKADSDCEQKNIGSFFPSVESIKYVQITEDIPVQAFGELIPILPTSSFSLPWMAAHIDTTSINNVTPSELGPGPLFSAATGIPTTTTSGASCSTSQEQKTKFMHRLGPNLNIQKQRFTKRIKKEN